The following coding sequences are from one Passer domesticus isolate bPasDom1 chromosome 11, bPasDom1.hap1, whole genome shotgun sequence window:
- the TBCCD1 gene encoding TBCC domain-containing protein 1, whose protein sequence is MAAAGPVRLWVRTEPFLVGALPAPPPARLTPHYLRKAAAYARARADQGCFPRLRWPSWRHIACGKLQLSRDIAWLYFELFRSLLGAAPPLRLRWAEAEAACGSAEELERERSKLSVDTLQFLLFLYVQQLHNVSLRRSLLGDEWPSPRSKSARLPGKAASSNKNWNDQEHLAFVQSHLLDILELLLEPEQLSASCHSSCSSLVSFEAVCALSFLLEGTVSNSGTVRPLHELALRQPCHSHNGYSKGSRTFSLPKLESWLRSSLTANPLGMSVCLKAGKKLAWAQQVEGTTRRAKIACSARVVPEVSPMVIMSQVYRQTLAKSSDTLVGAHVRIHRCNESFIYLLSPLRSVTIEKCRNSTFVLGPVGTSVHVQSCDNVKVIVVCHRLSLASTTGCTFHTLTPTQPLILSGNRAVSFAPFHTHYPMLEDHMAQVGLATLPNYWDSPMLVCRDSGDTSFFRLLPPSDFYTFVIPFEMEGDTTETPGGLPQEYQEVLSQREQKVQVWQRTVKEAGLSRDQRKQFQTVVENKFYEWLVQTGNLQQLDSLVPPALGSKQAAG, encoded by the exons atggcggcggcggggccggtgcGGCTGTGGGTGCGCACGGAGCCCTTCCTGGTGGGagcgctcccggccccgccgcccgcccgcctcACCCCGCACTACCTGCGCAAGGCGGCCGCCTACGCCCGCGCGCGGGCCGACCAGGGCTGCTTCCCGCGGCTGCGCTGGCCGAGCTGGCGGCACATCGCCTGCGggaagctgcagctgagccGCGACATCGCCTGGCTCTACTTCGAGCTCTTCCGCAGCCTGCTCGgcgccgccccgccgctccgCCTGCGCTGGGCCGAGGCCGAGGCGGCCTGCGGCAGCGCCGAGGAGCTGGAGCGGGAGCGGAGCAAG CTCTCCGTGGACACGCTGCAGTTCCTGCTCTTCCTCTacgtgcagcagctgcacaacGTGTCCCTGCGGCGCTCCCTGCTCGGCGACGAgtggcccagccccaggagcaagTCTGCCCGGCTGCCGGGGAAAGCGGCCAGCAGCAATAAG AACTGGAACGaccaggagcaccttgcctTTGTTCAGAGCCACCTCTTGGAtatcctggagctgctgctggagccagagcagctctcagcctcttgccattccagctgcagcagcctggtgtCCTTTGAAGCCGTGTGTGCCCTGAGCTTCCTGCTGGAGGGCACGGTCAGCAACTCGGGCACCGTGCGGCCCCTGCACGAGCTGGCCCTCAggcagccctgccacagccacaACGGGTACTCCAAGGGCTCCAGAACCTTCTCCCTGCCCAAGCTGGAGAGCTGGCTGCGCTCCTCCCTCACTGCCAATCCCTTGGGAATGTCTGTCTGCCtcaaggctggcaagaagctggCGTGGGCACAGCAAG TGGAAGGAACAACCAGGAGAGccaagattgcctgcagtgccCGGGTGGTGCCAGAGGTGTCCCCCATGGTGATCATGAGCCAGGTGTACAGGCAGACCCTGGCCAAGAGCTCAGACACTCTGGTGGGGGCTCACGTCAGGATCCATCGCTGCAACGAGTCCTTCATTTACCTCCTGTCCCCCCTGCG ATCCGTGACCATCGAGAAGTGCCGGAACAGCACCTTTGTCCTGGGCCCCGTGGGGACATCCGTGCACGTCCAGAGCTGTGACAACGTCAAGGTCATCGTGGTCTGCCACCGCTTGTCCCTCGCGTCCACCACGGGCTGTACCTTCCACACCCTCACCCCCACGCAGCCCCTCATCCTCTCGGGGAACAGGGCAGTCAGCTTTGCCCCTTTCCACACCCATTACCCCATGCTGGAAGACCACATGGCTCAGGTGGGCTTGGCCACTCTGCCAAACTACTGGGACAGCCCCATGCTGGTGTGCAGGGACAGCGGTGACACCAGCTTCTTCCGGCTCCTGCCCCCCTCAGACTTCTACACCTTTGTGATTCCCTTTGAGATGGAAGGAGACACCACAGAGACCCCCGGGGGGCTTCCCCAGGAGtaccaggaggtgctgagccaGCGGGAGCAGAAGGTGCAGGTGTGGCAGCGCACGGTgaaggaggcagggctgagcag